A genome region from Pithys albifrons albifrons isolate INPA30051 chromosome 24, PitAlb_v1, whole genome shotgun sequence includes the following:
- the MECR gene encoding enoyl-[acyl-carrier-protein] reductase, mitochondrial: MQRAGAAAARVLRGARTPRTGTPRTGIPPVRARSASAGLPCQGLVYERHGEPPAVVLLKDLEVPKLGDSDVHVKMLAAPINPADVNMIQGTYAILSPLPAVGGNEGVGEVLEVGSRVTALEPGDWVIPADAGLGTWRTRGVFPEELLLKVPRDIPVLCAATLSVNPCTALRMLTDFETLAPGDSVIQNAANSGVGQAVIQIARASGIKTINVVRDRPDLPQLVERLMALGADHVVTEEMLRKPEMKDIFKSIPKPRLALNCVGGKSTTEMLRHLQPKGTMVTYGGMAKQPVMVPVSAFIFRDVRLRGFWMTQWRKDHARDQQSVAAMMDTLCQLIRRGQLTAPACTEVPLHDYKAALEATMKPFVSSKQILLL, from the exons ATGCAgcgagcaggggcagcagcagcgcggGTCCTGCGCGGGGCTCGGACCCCCCGAACTGGGACCCCCCGAACTGGGATCCCCCCGGTGCGGGCTCGATCGGCCTCGGCgggcctgccctgccaggggctggtcTATGAGCGGCACGGGGAGCCCCCGGCAGTGGTGCT ACTGAAGGATCTGGAGGTTCCCAAGCTGGGAGACTCCGATGTCCACGTCAAGATGTTGGCAGCTCCCATCAATCCTGCTGATGTCAACATGATCCAAG GGACCTATGCCATCCTGTCCCCGCTGCCAGCCGTGGGAGGGAACGAGGGAGTCGGGGAGGTGCTGGAGGTCGGGAGTCGGGTGACGGCTCTGGAACCCGGGGACTGGGTCATCCCTGCGGATGCTGGACTGG GGACGTGGCGGACACGTGGGGTGTTCCccgaggagctgctgctgaaggtgcCGCGGGACATCCCCGTGCTCTGTGCAGCCACTCTGAGTGTCAacccctgcacagctctgcgGATGTTGACCGACTTCGAGACCCTGGCACCTG GGGATTCTGTCATCCAGAACGCTGCCAACAGCGGCGTGGGCCAGGCTGTCATCCAGATTGCCAGAGCCTCTGGCATCAAGACCATCAATGTGGTGAGGGACAG ACCTGATCTCCCACAGCTGGTGGAGAGGCTGATGGCCTTGGGTGCAGACCATGTGGTCACAGAGGAGATGCTGAGAAAGCCAGAGATGAAAGATATATTTAAG AGCATCCCCAAGCCCCGGCTCGCCCTGAACTGCGTCGGAGGCAAAAGCACCACGGAGATGCTGCGGCACCTGCA GCCCAAGGGGACCATGGTCACCTATGGAGGGATGGCAAAGCAGCCTGTGATGGTGCCTGTG AGCGCCTTCATCTTCCGGGACGTTCGGCTCCGCGGGTTCTGGATGACCCAGTGGCGGAAGGACCATGCACGGG ACCAGCAGAGTGTGGCTGCAATGATGGacaccctgtgccagctcaTCCGCAGGGGACAGCTCACCGCGCCCGCCTGCACCGAGGTCCCGCTCCACGACTACAAGGCAGCCCTGGAGGCCACCATGAAGCCCTTTGTGTCCTCCAAGCAGATCCTCCTGCTCTga
- the SRSF4 gene encoding serine/arginine-rich splicing factor 4 isoform X1: MPRVYIGRLSYQARERDVERFFKGYGKILEVDLKNGYGFVEFDDLRDADDAVYELNGKDLCGERVIVEHARGPRRDSSYGSGRSGYGYRRSGRDKYGPPTRTEYRLIVENLSSRCSWQDLKDYMRQAGEVTYADAHKGRKNEGVIEFKSYSDMKRALEKLDGTEVNGRKIRLVEDRPGSRRRRSYSRSRSHSRSRSRSRRSHKSRSRSGSSSRSKSRSRSRSVSRSRSKSRSRSKSRSRGQKEKSRTPSKEDKSRSRSRSTEKARNKSKDKSEGALHNSDEKAKSRSPSKQKSRSRSGSKDRGEARESMRSRSKEKSRSKDREKSISKARSRSKSRDESRSRSHSKDKRKSRKRSRDDSRSRSRSRSKSEKSRRRSKRDKGSSKKKRKDSHERSRSGSKEKEHLKSECDKKEAKGEGEAAESRSRSRSISKPKPNVKADSRSRSKSVSKPRSRSKSRSRSGSRSRSRSRSRSRSRS, from the exons aTGCCGCGGGTTTACATCGGCCGGCTCAGCTACCAGGCCCGGGAGCGGGACGTGGAGCGCTTCTTCAAGGGCTACGGCAAGATCCTCGAGGTGGACCTCAAGAACGG gtACGGCTTCGTGGAGTTCGACGACCTGCGGGACGCGGACGACGCGGTGTATGAGCTGAACGGGAAGGACCTGTGCGGGGAGCGCGTGATCGTGGAGCACGCCCGGGGCCCGCGCCGCGACAGCTCGTACGGTTCCGGACGCA GTGGATATGGTTATAGAAGAAGCGGAAGAGATAAGTACGGTCCCCCAACCCGTACAGAATACAGATTGATTGTGGAAAATCTGTCAAGCCGCTGCAGTTGGCAGGATCTGAAG GATTATATGCGTCAGGCAGGGGAAGTGACATATGCAGATGCacacaaaggaaggaaaaatgaaggTGTGATTGAGTTCAAATCCTATTCTGACATGAAAAGAGCCCTTGAAAAGCTGGACGGGACAGAAGTAAATGGCAGGAAGATTAGATTAGTGGAAGACAGACCTGGATCGAGACGGCGCCGCTCCTACTCCAGAAGCAGAAGCCATTCAAG GTCTCGCTCTCGAAGCAGACGCTCCCACAAGAGCAGGAGCcgcagtggcagcagcagccgctcCAAGAGTAGATCCAGATCCAG GTCTGTGTCCCGTTCCAGAAGCAAGAGCCGTAGTCGAAGCAAGAGCCGTAGCAGGggccagaaagagaaaagcaggactCCAAGTAAAGAGGACAAAAGTAGGAGCcgcagcaggagcacagagaaagCCCGGAACAAAAGCAAGGATAAATCTGAGGGTGCTCTCCATAACAGTGATGAGAAAGCCAAGAGCAGGAGCCCCAGCAAgcagaagagcaggagcaggagtgggAGCAAGGACAGGGGAGAGGCGAGGGAGAGcatgaggagcaggagcaaggAGAAGAGCAGAAGCAAAGACAGGGAGAAGAGCATTAGCAAGGCTAGAAGCAGGAGCAAGAGTAGGGatgagagcaggagcaggagtcACAGCAAGGATAAAAGGAAAAGTaggaagaggagcagggatgACAGCAGGAGTCGAAGCAGGAGCCGCAGCAAGAGTGAGAAGAGCAGGAGGCGCAGCAAGCGAgacaaaggcagcagcaagaagaaaaggaaggacagCCACGAGCGGTCCAGGTCAGGCTCCAAGGAGAAGGAGCACCTCAAATCCGAGTGTGACAAGAAGGAGGCGAAAGGCGAGGGGGAGGCTGCGGAGTCTCGCTCCAGGTCTAGGTCCATTTCCAAGCCCAAACCAAATGTCAAAGCAGATTCTCGTTCCAGGTCGAAATCCGTGTCAAAGCCGAGGTCCCGGTCCAAGTCCAGGTCTAGGTCAGGCTCTAGGTCACGCTCCCGGTCGCGGTCGAGGTCCCGCTCCAGATCCTAA
- the SRSF4 gene encoding serine/arginine-rich splicing factor 4 isoform X2 yields MSDIQKAFKQCGYGYRRSGRDKYGPPTRTEYRLIVENLSSRCSWQDLKDYMRQAGEVTYADAHKGRKNEGVIEFKSYSDMKRALEKLDGTEVNGRKIRLVEDRPGSRRRRSYSRSRSHSRSRSRSRRSHKSRSRSGSSSRSKSRSRSRSVSRSRSKSRSRSKSRSRGQKEKSRTPSKEDKSRSRSRSTEKARNKSKDKSEGALHNSDEKAKSRSPSKQKSRSRSGSKDRGEARESMRSRSKEKSRSKDREKSISKARSRSKSRDESRSRSHSKDKRKSRKRSRDDSRSRSRSRSKSEKSRRRSKRDKGSSKKKRKDSHERSRSGSKEKEHLKSECDKKEAKGEGEAAESRSRSRSISKPKPNVKADSRSRSKSVSKPRSRSKSRSRSGSRSRSRSRSRSRSRS; encoded by the exons ATGTCAGATATTCAGAAAGCCTTTAAGCAAT GTGGATATGGTTATAGAAGAAGCGGAAGAGATAAGTACGGTCCCCCAACCCGTACAGAATACAGATTGATTGTGGAAAATCTGTCAAGCCGCTGCAGTTGGCAGGATCTGAAG GATTATATGCGTCAGGCAGGGGAAGTGACATATGCAGATGCacacaaaggaaggaaaaatgaaggTGTGATTGAGTTCAAATCCTATTCTGACATGAAAAGAGCCCTTGAAAAGCTGGACGGGACAGAAGTAAATGGCAGGAAGATTAGATTAGTGGAAGACAGACCTGGATCGAGACGGCGCCGCTCCTACTCCAGAAGCAGAAGCCATTCAAG GTCTCGCTCTCGAAGCAGACGCTCCCACAAGAGCAGGAGCcgcagtggcagcagcagccgctcCAAGAGTAGATCCAGATCCAG GTCTGTGTCCCGTTCCAGAAGCAAGAGCCGTAGTCGAAGCAAGAGCCGTAGCAGGggccagaaagagaaaagcaggactCCAAGTAAAGAGGACAAAAGTAGGAGCcgcagcaggagcacagagaaagCCCGGAACAAAAGCAAGGATAAATCTGAGGGTGCTCTCCATAACAGTGATGAGAAAGCCAAGAGCAGGAGCCCCAGCAAgcagaagagcaggagcaggagtgggAGCAAGGACAGGGGAGAGGCGAGGGAGAGcatgaggagcaggagcaaggAGAAGAGCAGAAGCAAAGACAGGGAGAAGAGCATTAGCAAGGCTAGAAGCAGGAGCAAGAGTAGGGatgagagcaggagcaggagtcACAGCAAGGATAAAAGGAAAAGTaggaagaggagcagggatgACAGCAGGAGTCGAAGCAGGAGCCGCAGCAAGAGTGAGAAGAGCAGGAGGCGCAGCAAGCGAgacaaaggcagcagcaagaagaaaaggaaggacagCCACGAGCGGTCCAGGTCAGGCTCCAAGGAGAAGGAGCACCTCAAATCCGAGTGTGACAAGAAGGAGGCGAAAGGCGAGGGGGAGGCTGCGGAGTCTCGCTCCAGGTCTAGGTCCATTTCCAAGCCCAAACCAAATGTCAAAGCAGATTCTCGTTCCAGGTCGAAATCCGTGTCAAAGCCGAGGTCCCGGTCCAAGTCCAGGTCTAGGTCAGGCTCTAGGTCACGCTCCCGGTCGCGGTCGAGGTCCCGCTCCAGATCCTAA